A portion of the Stigmatella aurantiaca DW4/3-1 genome contains these proteins:
- a CDS encoding glycosyltransferase family 4 protein has product MNTSPSRPLKALILSMEYTPNVSGGVGTYVYELARGLAGAGCQITVLAYTPGQATVLREPNLTVHLIPPSRALLAQAAKLSLVRGVCAFNDELILHGRRCIAEERPDVIHFHQWHTHLSARQLGREFDIPVVGTSHHLSDPTERWWAQEPDPEMLEQERSFYDGSTPVITVAQAMRRLIHQTYGLALEKIHVTYCALDVTPFTQTPHSPETFARLKATVARPEDPIVLYTGRIHPQKGISAIFAAAERVLAKRPNVRFLLAGGTDSRQSTQMIHELCQRYAPLLGRIKLLGKVPRPQLALLHRIADIALVPSIFEPFPYTALEALASSRPLICTNTGGLGEVIEDGQSGLHVPIHRSGQGEQREVDVERLADAQLALLNDPERARRIALAGNRRLFERFSLKHMVIGNLDVYRQIAGMAVANPQSQLEAAV; this is encoded by the coding sequence ATGAATACCTCCCCATCACGTCCCCTCAAGGCACTCATCCTCTCGATGGAGTACACCCCCAACGTCAGTGGAGGTGTGGGAACCTATGTGTATGAGCTGGCCCGGGGTCTGGCAGGCGCTGGATGCCAGATCACCGTGCTGGCCTATACACCGGGCCAGGCCACCGTGCTGCGTGAGCCCAACCTCACCGTCCACCTGATCCCTCCCAGCCGCGCCCTCCTGGCCCAGGCCGCGAAGCTTTCGCTGGTCCGAGGCGTCTGCGCCTTCAATGATGAGCTGATCCTCCATGGCCGCCGGTGCATCGCCGAGGAGCGGCCGGACGTCATCCACTTCCATCAATGGCATACCCATCTGTCCGCGCGCCAGCTCGGCCGGGAATTCGATATTCCCGTGGTGGGCACCAGCCATCACCTCTCGGATCCCACCGAGCGCTGGTGGGCCCAGGAGCCTGATCCGGAGATGCTGGAGCAGGAGCGCAGCTTCTACGATGGCTCCACCCCCGTCATTACCGTCGCCCAGGCCATGCGCCGGTTGATCCACCAGACCTACGGGCTGGCACTCGAGAAGATTCACGTCACCTACTGCGCCTTGGACGTCACGCCCTTTACCCAGACCCCTCACTCACCGGAAACATTCGCCCGGCTGAAAGCCACGGTCGCCCGTCCAGAGGATCCCATTGTCCTCTACACAGGCCGGATCCATCCGCAGAAAGGCATCTCCGCCATCTTCGCGGCTGCCGAGCGGGTGCTGGCGAAGCGGCCCAACGTGCGCTTCCTGCTCGCGGGTGGAACCGACTCGCGCCAGTCCACACAGATGATCCACGAGCTGTGTCAGCGTTACGCACCGCTGCTGGGGCGCATCAAGCTGCTGGGAAAGGTGCCACGTCCCCAGTTGGCGCTGTTGCACCGCATCGCCGACATCGCCCTGGTGCCATCCATCTTCGAGCCCTTCCCTTACACGGCACTGGAGGCGCTGGCTTCCTCCCGTCCCCTCATTTGCACGAATACGGGCGGCTTGGGCGAAGTCATCGAGGATGGCCAATCAGGCCTCCATGTTCCCATCCACCGCAGCGGACAGGGAGAGCAGCGGGAAGTGGACGTGGAGCGGCTCGCGGATGCCCAGTTGGCGCTGCTGAACGACCCGGAGCGCGCCCGGCGTATTGCCCTCGCGGGCAACCGGCGGCTCTTCGAGCGCTTCAGCCTGAAACACATGGTCATCGGCAACTTGGACGTCTACCGGCAGATCGCCGGCATGGCCGTGGCAAACCCACAGTCACAGCTCGAGGCCGCGGTATGA